GACGAGCTGATCGCCCGCCTGAAGCGCCAAGGCTATACCCGCACCCTCGTCGAGGCACCCACGATCGTTCAAGATCTTCCGGCCACCCTCACGCTTCAGGATGGTCAGGTGTCGCTCCTTGAGGCAGTCCTGAGCCCGGATTCGATCCCGGGTGCGGGCGATGATTTTGCAGCTCCGACCTACCAGTGGTACAAGGGAGAGACAGCAATCGTAGGAGCTGTCGGCGCGACCTACGCCATCACCGGCGGCGCGAGCACGGCCACCAATGGTGCAGGCCAGTATCACGTGGTGGTGTCCAACGCGATCGGTTCCGTCACCAGTGCGACGGTCACCGTCTCTCCGGAGACCACCTCCTTCGCGACCAATCTCCAGCCGTCCTACACCGTCATTGGCGGAGGCACGACCACGCTCAGCGTGGTTCTGGCACCAGCTCCGATCACTGCTCCGACGTATCAATGGCAGAAGGCTACCGTGGCTGGGGGGCCGTTCGTGAACGTTTCCGACCAATACGGCGGCAAGTCCCCGTCGCTTCTGGTGATTGGTGGCGAGGCTCCTCCTGCCGGCTCTCCTACCGGAACGACTGCCACGGGCATCGGCTTCTATCGATTGGAAGTGACCACCTCGAAGGAAAAGATCACGAGCGCCGTGGCTCAGGTCGTTTCCCAGGCCCCGACGGGCTTCGCCTTCTCGGTCAATACCCCGCGCTTCCTGAGCGTGCCACTCACCACCCCGGGAACCGGAACCATCTCCGCGACGGTGGTCAACGGAGGCACGCCGACCTACCAGTGGTACAAGGCTCCGCTTTCCGCTCCGACCGCTTTCGTGCAGCTTGACGGTTCCACCTCCTCGTCGCTGCAAGTGAGCGGCACCGTCGCCGACACCAAGGGCCCGGGCGTCTATCGCCTGGTCGCCACCAGCTCCGGTGCTTCCCCGACGAGCATCACTTCGGTCGATACCGTCGTGACCACGGCACCCTGATCCGGCTCCGCCGGACTCCATGGTCCGGACTTGATTCTTCCCGCCAAGCCTGCACGGCTTGGCGGGATTTTTTTCCCTCACATGAAACTTTCCCGGACTTCCATCATCGGCCTCGCGCTCGCGCTGGCCGGCCTCGTGCTCACCATTTTCGCCCTCACGCGCCCGTCAACGGATGGCGAGGGGACGGCAGGGGCGGGCGAGGGAGGCTCGGGGGCGAATTTCTCCTCCACCACCGCGCAGGAACCGCTGCCGCGGAAAGTCCCTCGGTCACAGATCGCCGAGACGAAGCCGCTGGCGGTGAAGGAGCTGGAGCTGCTCTGGGCCCGGGGAAAGGGTCCCGAGCTCCTCATCGAGCTGGACCGAGTGTCCGCCACCCAGGATCTCGACTACTGGCGGGAGATTGGGCCGCTCTTCGTCAAGAAGGCCCAGCAGGAAGGCCGCCCGGACGTGGCCAACTACCTGCTGGCGACCGGCGACGCCTCACCCGATGACAACCTGCGCATCGAGATCTACGCCGCGGGAATGGACAACCGCGACGAGGGCATCCAGACGACCTCGCGGCTGGAGCTCGAGAATATCACCGGTGAGGAATTCCGCACCGGAGCGGAGGCGCGGGCATGGCTCCAGGCCAATCCCCGGCCCCTGCCGGAAGTGGACGAAATGTCCGAGGATCAGTAACTTGGCAGATTGTCCTGCTGCTGCTGACCGTCCCACTGGCGACCGTGGGCCTTGTTCTCCATGCCCGATCCGAGCAGGCGAAGGTCCCGGCCAAAGCCGATGGCGGTATTGCAGGAGCTGAGGGTGACGACGACGGCAAGCGCGGCGATTGCGTACAGCTTCTTCATGGGCGAGAGGTGTTAACGTGGATTGATAGCGATGCAATCGCTTAATTTTCCTTAAGTTCTTTTCGGAGGTTCACGATCGCCTCGCGCAGCTCGAAAATCGAGTCCCGGAGCGCCTCCATCGCCCGCTCATGGTCATGGTCGTCCGTGGCGGCGATGAGTTCCGAGCAGGCGGCCAAGGCGTCGTTTTGCCAGTTCAGGCAGCGTTTCAGCAAGGCCAGCACGAAGCCGGTCTCGCGGGCATATTCGCCGCCATTCAACGCCCCGGCCATCTTTCCCGCCACCTGCATCAGCGTTCGGTTCAGGGTCTCGGCGGCCGGGTGATCCCCGCCGGCGCGGGTCAGGTCGATGCCGCGGAGCACCATTTCCTGCGCCCGTTCCTGCAGCGGGTGCTTGATGAAAAGGGCGTCCGGGTTCCAGGGCTCGTCGTCCTCCTCGTTTTCAGGAGCCTCCAGCCATGGCCGGTCGTCGTCTTCCCCGGCCAGCGGTGCCTCGTCCTCGCGGGCGAGCGCGTCGAGCAGGCCGTCCCACCCCATGGCAAAGGCTTCCTTTTGCTGGGCGTCCGGGTCGTCCCCGTATTTCTCGCGCACTTGGATGAAGGCATCGGTGAGTCGCTCGGACTCCTTCAGGCGCTCTTCCCAGATGAATTCGTCGTCGCCCGCCATGGGGGCGTCCACCCGGCGGATGAGCAGCGCCATGCTGTCGCGCATGGCGTGGAGATTTGCCAGTCTTTGGGCGTCCTCCGCGTCCGCGTCCATCGTCCAGACATGGTCCGAGAGGTGGAGTTCGAAGGTGCTGCTCTCGATCAGCATGCGGCCGTCCGCCTCGCTGAACCACTCCAGGTAGAGTGAGTTTTGCCAGCAGTAGGGGATTTCCTTCCCTGCCTGGCGGAGAGCGTGAGCCTCGTCGTCGGGGATTGCCGGAGCCTTGGTCCGCCTGGACGCGGTCATGTCGCCCACCACGCCGCGTTGCAGGGCATTCAGCGTCAGGCAATGGTGGAGGAGTTCCGGGGCGGGATTGCGGAAGGTCAGGCGTGTCCCGGCGAGGTCGCGCCAGCAATCGCCCGCCAGATCCAGCGTCACCGGTTCTTCCCGGCCGGCCAGCCAGAGCCAGCCCGCGGTCTTGCCCTCGACCGTGTTGTCGATTTCCCCGCGCACCACGGCCTGGTCGATCCTGCAAGGCACGATCCGGAGTCTCCGGGAAGCCCGGGGGCCACGTCAATCCTGCTAGAAAGCCCGCCGGGTTTAACTTCTTGAAGCAATGACGGTCGCAGCTACGCTAAGCCAGCAACCTCATGGGAACTCTCAGCCACGCCGCGCAAGTCGCCCTCGTCATCCTGGTAGTGATCCTGATTTTCAATCTGATCATTTTCATCCATGAACTCGGCCATTACTGGGCCGCCAAGTGGCGGGGCCTGAAGATCGACCGCTTCCAGATCTGGTTCGGCAAGCCGATCTGGAGCAAGACCATCAATGGCGTCCAATACGGCCTCGGCTGGATCCCGGCGGGTGGCTTCGTCGCCTTGCCGCAGATGGCCCCGATGGAGTCGATCGAGGGTGGCAACCGGGACAGCGCACCGCTCCCGCCGATCAAGCCGCTCGACAAGATCATCGTAGCCTTCGCAGGTCCGCTGTTTTCCTTCCTTCTCGCTCTCCTGGCAGCTCTGGCCGTGTGGGTGGTGGGAAAGCCCGCCGACAAGATCCCGACGACGGTGGTCGGTTCGGTCTTTGCCGACGGACCTGCGGCCAAGGCAGGGTTGCAGCGCGGTGACAAGATCCTCGAGGTGAACGGCCACCCGGTGGAGTCCTGGCACGGCACGCTTGATAGCGTCTTCATGCGCATCGCCACCAGCGAAGGCGAACAGATCGAGTTCACCGTGGACCGTCCGGGTGAGGGCCAAAAGAAGCTCTACTCTTTCTTCGAAATTGAGCCGACGAAGTGGTGGCAGCGCCGCAGCACCCGCAGCGTGCAGATGCTGCCAATGGGACAGCGCGTGGTGATCGAGGCGATCAGCGGCGAAAATTCTCCGGCGGAAAAGTCTGGATTGAAGGTCAAGGACGAGGTTCTCGCCGTGAATGGCATTCCTGCCGAGAGCACCGTGCAGGTGACCGGATTGATCCGTGAGGCAGGGGAGAAGCCCGTCGCCTTCAAGGTGAAGCGTGGCGAGGAAACCTTGGACATCGCAGTCACGCCGCGCGTTCCCGTGCAGGTTCCGCAGGGTGAAAGCCCCCGTCCGATGATCGGTGTGGGATTCGATGACGATGTTGTGGTGGACACCACGATTGTCCATCCGTCGCCCATGCAGCAGTTGACCGAGTCGGTGCGCACGATGTGGGTGACCATCACGAGCGTGGCGTCGCCGAAGTCGAACATCGGCATCGACCAGCTCAGCGGCCCCATTGGGATTGCGAAGGTGAAGTTCCTGATGCTGCTGATGGACCACCCATGGGAGCGCATCCTCGCCTTCATGGTGCTGCTCAATATCAACCTCGCGATCCTGAACATGATGCCGCTGCCGGTGCTGGATGGCGGGCACATCACGCTCGCCACCATGGAAGCCATTGCCGGTCGTCCGGTGCGCGCGAAGGTCTTGGAGTTCGTCCAGGTTGGCTTCGCCATGGTTCTTTTCAGCCTGATGATCTACGTCACATCGAAGGATATCTTCGATGGCGTGGGGCGCGAGAGATCGGGCAAGCTGGTCTTCCCGACGAACTGAGTCCGGGTATCCGGAATCCAAGTCCGCTTATCCGCGGGGCTTCCGTCCTGTTCATGCGCTTTCTCCGTCGTCAGACGGGGGATGCGTATGAACCCAATCTTTCTCCTTCATCCCGGTGACCCTGTCGCCGTCGCCTTGGCCGATCTTTCCGACGGCGAGGCCCTGCCGAACGGCGTCACCGTCCGGGGCAGCGTGCCGCGCGGTCACAAGGTGGCGCTGCGCGACATCGACCGGGACGGTGCCGTCTTCAAGTACGGCCAGGTGATCGGCCATGCCACGCGGCCCATCGCCGCGGGCGAGCATGTCCACAGCCACAATCTCGGGATGTCGGACCACACCGACGACTACGCCCACGGTAGCCTGGCGAAGCCGACGGCATACGTGCCGGAGGCGGAGCGCGATACCTTCATGGGCTACCGCCGTGGCGACGGGAAGGCGGGCACGCGCAACTACGTGGGCATCATTTCCTCGGTGAATTGCTCGGCCACCGTGGCGCATCATGTGGTGCGCGAGGTGGAGCGGCGCGGGCTGCTGGAGGGGTTTCCTAATGTCGACGGGGTCATCGCGATCACCCACGGGCTGGGCTGCTGCATCTCGAACAAGAATGAAGCCTTCGCCATGCTCCAGCGCACGATCTGGGGCCATGTCCGCCATCCGAATTTCGGCGCGGTGATGATGGTCGGCCTCGGTTGCGAGACGAACCAGATCCCCGCGATGGTCGAGACCTTTGGCAAGCCGCCCGCGGGCAGCATGCACTACCTGACCATCCAGCAGATGGGCGGCACGCGGAAGACCATCGAGGCCTGCCTTGAGAAGCTCGTCTCCGAGGTCCTGCCCGCGGCGAACAAGGCGCGGCGCGAGCCCCTGCCCGCGAGCGAGCTCATCGTGGCACTGCAGTGCGGCGGCTCCGACGGGCTGTCCGGCATCACCGCAAATCCCGCGCTCGGCCTGGCCGTGGACCGCCTCGTCGCGCAGGGCGGATCGGCCGTGCTGGCGGAGACGCCGGAGGTCTATGGAGCGGAGCACCTGCTGACCCGCCGTGCCGTGAGGCCGGAGGTCGGCGAGGCACTCATCGAGCGCATCCGCTGGTGGGAAGACTACGCCGCGAAGCTGGACGGCGAGATCAACAACAACCCGACTCCCGGGAACAAGGCCGGCGGGCTGACCACCATCCTCGAGAAGTCCCTGGGGGCCGTGTGCAAGGCGGGCTCCACGAACCTCGTCTCCGTGCTGCGCTACGCCGAGCCGGTGAAGGAGCGCGGCATGTCCATGATGGATACCCCCGGCTACGATCCCATGGGCGTGACCGGGCAGGTGGCAGGCGGGTCGAACCTGCTGTGCTTCACCACCGGGCGCGGCTCGGTCTTCGGCTACAAGCCCACGCCCTCCATCAAGATCGCGACGAATACCCCGATGTACCGCCACATGGAGGAGGACATGGACATCAATGCCGGGACCATCGCCGATGGCGAGGAGACGCACGAGCAGGTCGCGGATCGCATCTACAGGGAGATCCTGCGCGTCGCCAGCGGCGGCCAGAGCAAGTCCGAGGCGCTCGGCTTCGGCGACTGCGAATTCGTGCCGTGGAATATCTCCGCGCAGATGTGACACTCGGCGCGGCGGGTCTGGCTCACTCGCCCGCTCCCGGGAACATGTCCCGCAGCAGCTCCTCGTCGCGCTGCTCTTCCTCGGCCAGGGCATTTCTCAGGCGCTCCGCTTTCTCCGCCGGCAGCAGGTCGATCACCCGATGGACCTGCAAGCCGCCGGGGCCTGCCGCCAGCGCGGCGAGGTCGATCTGGTCCGCGGAGGCGGCGAGCTCGCGGTCGCAGAGCGCTTCGTAAACATGGTCGCGTTCGGCGGCGTCGAGGTCCACGTGCTTCACCACCAGCGCGAGCTGCTCGCGGGCATTCTTCACCGCGGCGTCTTGCCTTGCCGTGCCTTCGTCGCGGAGCTGCTCAGGGGTGAGCATGGCTTGCAGCACGGCATCGAGCCGCGGCTTCGCGTAGTGATGATCGACGATTTCCTGCAGCTTGTCCGCGTGCCGGATGCCGGACTCCGCGTCATCGAGCAGGCCTCGTTTCATCGCCTCATCCAGACTGCGCGAGACAGCGTCCTCGCGGCGCTGGAAGTGATCGCGCAGCTCCTGTTGCTGCTGTGGCGTCAAGCCGGGGAGCGCCACGAGACGTTCGAGCTGAGCCAGCGACTTCACCTTGAAGCCCACCGTGGCGTCGGTGACCGCGAGACGGTGGTCCGTTTTCGTGAGCTGATGGGTCGTGCGATCTCGTCTTGAGGACTTCGTGCTCAACCCGCCGTCCTGCTCGCTTCGCAAATCGGTGAATTCGGTGGCATCATCACGGGATGCGCCCGTTCTTTCCGGCGCATTCCGGCTCACCACGACAACAGCGAGCGTGGCGAGGACGAGCAGCGCGAAGGCGAGGAAGCTCCATCGGTTCGATCGTGGCGACTCTGTCGTCATCTCGTGCAATGGTTGATCTGATGGATCACTGCCCGTCCTGCTTCTCACGCGCTTCGCGCTCCTCGCGGCGCTTGCGCATCGCCTCGCCGATCTTGCGGCTCTCCTCGGAGATGGCGTGGCGATACTGCTCCACTTGCTCCGGCGTCAGCAGCCGGTTGAGCCTCGCATTCTCCACTTCGATCGTGCCGGTGATCATGGTCACGACATCGATGTCGTCCGGGATCTCCGACATCAGTTCCTGGCGGAAGCCATCGTGAAAGCGCTGCTGCTCCTCGTCGGTCAGCGGTACATATTTGGTGATCGTCTCGAGCTGGGTTTGCGCCTCGTCCTTCGCGGATTCGTCGCGCTGCTCATGGTCGATCCTCAGGTGGGTCTCGTATTGCTCCGGTGTCAGTGTCTGCTTGAGGAAGGCATCCAGCCTCGGCTCCGGGTAGTGCTTGTCCACGATCTCGCGGATCTTCGCGGCATTCGCCATCGCCTGCTCGCCGTCCTCGACCAGGCCGAGCGCGGTTGCCTCGGCGAGGCTCTTGGCCGCGGCTTCATCGCGGCGGTCGAAGAGCGCGCGCAGGTCGGTCTTCTGCTGGTCGCTCAGGTCGAGCCGGCCGGTGATCTTGTTGTAGAGAAGGGTCGATTCCTCCTTCACGAAGCCCACCATCATCTTGTCGCCAAAGTCGTCGGTGAGCATGGCCGAGAGGTCCACGGTATCGTCCTCACTTTCCAGAGTAGGCGATGCTGGTCCCACGGCGGCAGCGTCGTTTGTTGTCGTGAGCGAGGGGTCCGCAGCCGCCGTGGGATTCGTGTTGGGGGAGAGGGGTGGGGCGGGCTTGTTGGCGTTCGTTGTCATGTCGTTCGTCGGGCGGGTGGCCACATACACGGCGGGCACGGTGAGGATCACCAGGGCGGCGGCCGCGATCTTGATCTTGGTGGAGGTGGTCATGAGGAAGAGGGAGTGGAGGAGAAGGGTGGTGCCCGCCGTGCCGGAGGCCGCGGCCCCGAGTGCCACGCTGCCGATGGTGGCGGCGGATGCGGGGGCGGGGCACAGCATCTGCCCGGCAAGCAGCACGCCGAGCGTGGTGCCCTGCGCTGGCACGCCGCGGCGGCCGAGCAGGCCCGCCAGGCGATCCAGCGCGCGGTCCACGCGCTTGCGGATGGAGTCCTCCGTGGCACCGGTGCTGCGCGAGATCTCCGGGTAGCTGCGCTGCTCGAAGTAGCGCAGCACCACCAGCTCGCGATCCTGCGAGGAGAGCTTGCCGAGCAATTCATCGATGTGCGGGCGCACGGCCTGCCAATCGACCTCCGGGGCGGGCGGGGAATCATTCATGCTGTCGGTGAGTGCGGACATCGCCTTCGAGCGGCGGAGTTCCTTGCGGTAGGCATTGCGGGCCTCGACGAAGGCGGCGCGGTGCAGCCACCCGGCCAGCTCCCCGTGGACGAGCGAGGACGCCTTCCGGGCGAGGATGGTGAAGACCGTCTGGGTGACGTCCTCGGCGAGCGTGCGGTCGCCACAGCGCCGCAGGGCCACGCCGTGGACCATGGCGGCATGGCGCGCCACGATCTCGCGGAAGGCATCCTCGTCCCCGCTTTTCGCGAACCGGCGCAGCATTTCGGCATCATTCTCCATCGTCTTCATCATTCCCACGTCGTCACACCCTACCGTGCGGACAAAATTCCGTCGGAAATTTTCCGGCAGGCGTGAAAATCCCCGGGAATGGGCGTCCGGGGCGAGGGGAGTAGGACGGTTTTCGGGTTCGCCAGCACGGGCTGGTGCGGCTTATCGTGGCAGCCATGAAATGCCCCGCCTTTGTCACGGCCATCGTGCTGCCGCTCGCCCTCGCCAGTGCCCTGCGTGCCGCGGAGCCCGGTGTGGGGACCGCGTTGCTCGACCGGGTGATCCAGTTCCCGGGATCGTATGCACAGGTGTGCGACGTGATGACGTCCACCTCCGACCTGCCCTACCGGGCCTACCAGCTTTCCGGATTCGCCGGCGCGTCATTCTCGAAGGTGAATCTCGCGACGATGCAGGCAAACCGTGCCGAGA
The Luteolibacter flavescens DNA segment above includes these coding regions:
- the rseP gene encoding RIP metalloprotease RseP, whose protein sequence is MGTLSHAAQVALVILVVILIFNLIIFIHELGHYWAAKWRGLKIDRFQIWFGKPIWSKTINGVQYGLGWIPAGGFVALPQMAPMESIEGGNRDSAPLPPIKPLDKIIVAFAGPLFSFLLALLAALAVWVVGKPADKIPTTVVGSVFADGPAAKAGLQRGDKILEVNGHPVESWHGTLDSVFMRIATSEGEQIEFTVDRPGEGQKKLYSFFEIEPTKWWQRRSTRSVQMLPMGQRVVIEAISGENSPAEKSGLKVKDEVLAVNGIPAESTVQVTGLIREAGEKPVAFKVKRGEETLDIAVTPRVPVQVPQGESPRPMIGVGFDDDVVVDTTIVHPSPMQQLTESVRTMWVTITSVASPKSNIGIDQLSGPIGIAKVKFLMLLMDHPWERILAFMVLLNINLAILNMMPLPVLDGGHITLATMEAIAGRPVRAKVLEFVQVGFAMVLFSLMIYVTSKDIFDGVGRERSGKLVFPTN
- a CDS encoding UxaA family hydrolase, whose product is MNPIFLLHPGDPVAVALADLSDGEALPNGVTVRGSVPRGHKVALRDIDRDGAVFKYGQVIGHATRPIAAGEHVHSHNLGMSDHTDDYAHGSLAKPTAYVPEAERDTFMGYRRGDGKAGTRNYVGIISSVNCSATVAHHVVREVERRGLLEGFPNVDGVIAITHGLGCCISNKNEAFAMLQRTIWGHVRHPNFGAVMMVGLGCETNQIPAMVETFGKPPAGSMHYLTIQQMGGTRKTIEACLEKLVSEVLPAANKARREPLPASELIVALQCGGSDGLSGITANPALGLAVDRLVAQGGSAVLAETPEVYGAEHLLTRRAVRPEVGEALIERIRWWEDYAAKLDGEINNNPTPGNKAGGLTTILEKSLGAVCKAGSTNLVSVLRYAEPVKERGMSMMDTPGYDPMGVTGQVAGGSNLLCFTTGRGSVFGYKPTPSIKIATNTPMYRHMEEDMDINAGTIADGEETHEQVADRIYREILRVASGGQSKSEALGFGDCEFVPWNISAQM
- a CDS encoding RNA polymerase sigma factor, whose amino-acid sequence is MLRRFAKSGDEDAFREIVARHAAMVHGVALRRCGDRTLAEDVTQTVFTILARKASSLVHGELAGWLHRAAFVEARNAYRKELRRSKAMSALTDSMNDSPPAPEVDWQAVRPHIDELLGKLSSQDRELVVLRYFEQRSYPEISRSTGATEDSIRKRVDRALDRLAGLLGRRGVPAQGTTLGVLLAGQMLCPAPASAATIGSVALGAAASGTAGTTLLLHSLFLMTTSTKIKIAAAALVILTVPAVYVATRPTNDMTTNANKPAPPLSPNTNPTAAADPSLTTTNDAAAVGPASPTLESEDDTVDLSAMLTDDFGDKMMVGFVKEESTLLYNKITGRLDLSDQQKTDLRALFDRRDEAAAKSLAEATALGLVEDGEQAMANAAKIREIVDKHYPEPRLDAFLKQTLTPEQYETHLRIDHEQRDESAKDEAQTQLETITKYVPLTDEEQQRFHDGFRQELMSEIPDDIDVVTMITGTIEVENARLNRLLTPEQVEQYRHAISEESRKIGEAMRKRREEREAREKQDGQ